The following nucleotide sequence is from Sander vitreus isolate 19-12246 chromosome 11, sanVit1, whole genome shotgun sequence.
GTTTTTCAAGTCAAGAGACTTGCCAGGAAATGTGTCAAGAAGCCTTACTTAGTGCGGCTAAGAACATGAGCCATGTCTGAGAAATCACAGAGGACTTTAACGAAATGTAATCTGTCTTTTCCCAAAAACAAGGACAATGACAGCAGCAGGCTCTGTCTTTTTGCTGGCTGCACTGCTGTCTCCGCCATTCACTGTGGCACACAGTGagtatttgtttgtatttatttttaattcttcTATTCTTTACAGACTGAAAAAGCTTCTGCTGTTAGAAATCCTCTCTAAAGAGTTTGCTTTACAGGAAATGTATACTGTAACATAAATCTGTTTAGCAATTGTTGATTTGAAATACTTGCTAAGGTTTTAGCATTTTCAGTTTCAATATTCTTCCAGTCAAAACATTAACATGGCTTATATGGGTAGGGGGGGCACTAAACTTTTGAACCTGTTGGGTAAAGACAAATAATTAGGGTTTGTTTGACAGCTGAAAACCATTAACCTGATAAGTAGAAAGATATATAAAGTTCATAGGAGAGAAAAATACTGTAGTTATGCCACAGCTgttaaataaactgaaagaGCGCAGggattgtgttgctgctttTCCGGTTTATAACCTGTTAAACAGGCACTTGAGCAACATGCTTGAGCATAACGTGTTAGGAATTACCCTTCGAGTGAGATATCCAGAAaagattagggctgggtatcattcaaaaatgttcgataccgatatcgataccaatactgtgacttcgaTATCGGTTCCTAAATAAAACTTTGATAtaaaattttataaaatccattttaacaaaaataattaacattacagcacaaatgtttttatttattatacagCTCCTACTACGTATGTGCTAATTTGTGCGTAACagtggttttcctgcatgtctctagGACGTGAAaactcactgacgctgatgagatttactcctcagGTATTGACATTTGGTATTGAAATACAaggcttttttttctgataccCGATACTAAGGTGcttaaaaagtatcaaattcggtacccagccctagaaaAGATTGCTTGTCCTTTTAGCATAACTTTTTCATAATAAGAACATCATTATTcacaaatatgaaaaaatatatcatgaaataaaaaataccaCAAAGTAACCCATGAACTACACGAATGTGTGCATAACTACATTTtgattgaaagaaaaacaaatgtacacacattatGACTCACCTAAATCAAAGTTTATTTACAATATGtacatattaaactgaatacaTGTAGAGATATGGAAATGTGATGCGGAGATTACAATCATCACTTGTGTTAGTTTAATTAATCAAGTCGCGAAGACTGATGATAAACATTACCTGGTGAGAATGCAACCGAGTGATCAGTGACTAAACCAACAACAAAGAGAATGAAAATACATTCATATAGAAAAACTATCTCACAATATTACAACTTAAAACTACAAATGACAGGAGGATCCCTAAGGATCCTTTATCTGAaggtgaaatgttttatttctgacGAGACGACCGTAGAATGCACTATTAGCACAATACAATGCCTTAAGGCGCCGACACATGATCAGCACTCCAAATTGCCTCTGAGTGCtgcgctcaaagttcaaattattataAGTAtaaccaatgagataacaggAGGACATCAAACTGATTCTTATCCAACCTAAAATATGATAGGAACCTCTCGTCCTGGCACCTTAACTCTATAACCaagttgaagttttttttcatgGCGAGACAACATTTCATGCACCCAAACTCTCAGCCCAGGGTTAACCTAAACCTGAGCCCAGGGTTAACCTAAACCTGAGCCCAGGGCTATACGATTCACACCGCACGTCTACCAGCCCTGGGTTAAGTGTAGAATACAGTAGGAACATTTAACTAAATGTTAACATTAAAAGCAGCACATCCCATTAGCCCCATTTAACACTGGCAACTTATAGCCCCAGGTTTAGTAGTTTTTCAGGGAAAACACCACAAACTCAGCGATAGCTGCGGCAAGCCCTTGGTTAAAGTTGCAAAGTAAATTTGCCAGGATTGTGCCAGTGTGAATGCTTTCTTAGCCCCAGGCTAACAGCTCCCTTAGCAAAGGTCTTTAGTCAAACAAAATTATGGTGGATGGGGCTTTTAATGCAGGTATAGGGTAAACCAAACTATGTTGAGAGTGCTTCAGTAATTCCAAAAATCTGACAAAGTATTGCTCCAGTACTAGACACTGCCTGCTCAATACTCTTACATACTGCTGTTAATTTGGGAATCAGACAACTAACTACAGGTAGGCTGCAATTTGATACAAACACTCCTTTCTTCCTAATGACAAAAGCTTTGGTTTGTGGTCTGAGGGAAGCTATTGTTATGGGTGTGCTCAAATTCtaatacacaaaaataaaagtatctAATTAGTTACACCTCCAGTTTCTCCCTCTCATCTGCAGCCTGCACTGTCAATTTCTCCTACTAAGTCTTGTCTATTCACATAGGCTACATGTGGAAAATTTAGCACATCTACATGTCTCTGACAAGTGACAGCTCAACTGATAAGGTAGCATGCTGAGACAACCGGTGGGTCCATCCCCCACTCATATCGGCTATCAATAGGACGGTGTGAAAACATAGACAGGTGTAAAGGTTGGACACATGGCTTAGTGAGCAGCTAAAAGCAGGCCTCATGCACTACATTCATCTCTTGACATAAAATGACTTTAAACAGATGTTAAGGTGCAAAAGTTTGTCAGGTCAGTAGGTTCTTTCTATCTGCCTCATTTAATAGGTAAATAGGTCAAAGGCTGCAAGATCAGACATTTACGGTCAAGTCTCCAGGAAGTCCCATACATGAAAGACGTCAGCATTGCATTACAAAGGAAGTTACAACAATGGCAAGCATTACATAGGAGACTGCAGTTATAAAAATCCGTAAAAGATTAGGTTTTCCTTTTAAAACAACTTTAGTAGCTTAAACATTTTACTGCAAGAAATAGGAATCATACCATTTTGCAACAATGTTAATTTGTGAACAGTCCATAGAAGTAAGTGAAGAACAAGCAtgcagagaaacacaaactCCAGCTTGCCTAACATCCAGAGCTGGATGAACTGTAACATATGGTAAGATTGCCATAAACTATAGATTGCAGCCTGTAGTCCTTTAAGACAGGTAATCTATATAAAAAGTGCTTTGTTTGCCAACAACAAACATAAAGATGTCtagtgcaaaaaaaacattaactgaCAGCATTGTACATAGGCACAGCATGATTCATAAGCACCTTTATGTGTCAATACAGGATTCACTCAGTAAATGCAATCAGTACATCTGTTGATGCCATGACTTCCTCTAAAAAACTCAgaacaaaatattatgaattagTCTATGACTTGATCAAACCTGAATTGCACCGTGTCCTACAAGTCTTCTTTAATTTAAAACGGTATTTAGTGACACAAACTAAGCATTACAACAATagctattgaaaaaaaatagtgGATGGAAGAGAAACATGACACTTAAAAAACTTCAGCATAGTTATAGTAGCGGATACCCAACAACATGCTCAGCCGATAACAAAAGGAAGGTTGAGCTCGGTTAAGCCAAAGTCAATAGAGCTTGTGTTTGTACGTTACAAGCAGTACATTTAACAtcaagcctaacgttatgtcactttcaaatttacaaaaataaaagttggTGGAGTCCCATTTTAACTTGCCTGCAAGTCACACACAACGTTGCTGATGGTGATGTATGCACCCATAACACTCATCCCTGCTGAGAATTGCATCCACCTCGCGGGCAGTAGGGGAATGCTATTACAAACACTACTGAGTCTAATAAAACATTGATAACTCTAAACGTTTAACAAGTATATATTTCAGATTAAGTATTATGATTGATGAAAGGACAAAAAAGATTCTATTAGTTTTCGCTTGTGGTTTTGCAGGGACGCAAACgtgcagcaaacaaacaagctaacgttagcaataaaCATTGGCAGGTGTCCAGTTAGCTGTCATACcttgtttttgttctgtgcCGCCTTCCTTTGTGCGGTTATCCACAGCCATTAACCCCAGGGCACCTCTTCGTAACGCTATTCTTTCGACAACCGCCTCCCAACATGAAAAACAGGGTTTAGAAGGATGCACTAGCTAATTATTTAAGCTAGCAGCTAACTCCAGCCGGCGTTGCTGTTTTCATCCCTCGAAATGTCCTCAATATGTACTTTCACTTTACCTTCGATTATCTAGCTACTTGTTGTGGTTGTCTGTTTGTTCATTTGCTTAATTTGCTTCTCTGTAGCCTGTTTTTCTCACCCACCAAATTCGGTTTGACCCTTAATGATTAGCTACGTTAGCCCGCCATCTGAAGTCTGTGTCATGCTGCGTTCATGTGAGACCATAAATAGGAATATGGAGTTGGAAAGCCCGTTAAGCCTAGctagttaaaataataataaaaaaataagagatCTGCGAAATTTATGATAGATATAATATGTAACGTTAACTGTAGTTTCTCTGTAAAATGGGCAACACAATCCAGTATTAACACTGATAGAACCGATGCAGCTAGATAGCTATCTCACGCCAGTCTTTTTTatttgcttatttgcttttaatCTTTTGGTTTATTCAAAAGTTGTAACAACAGCCGATCGGTCTTCCCATAATGCCGACTTTATATGAATGCaacatttatgtgtgtgcagCAGTGCCACAATGTGGCAGTGAGAGTAAAAGCATGAGGATGTGGCGCTTCATACAGAATGTAAATGGCTACAGTACAGTACCTCTGAAGAAAATAAGGCATTCCACTCCTAACAACTTTCGTTGGTGTGGGTTGTGAATGTTGGCATTACTGTAAACCGTCATTTCGATTTGTTTTGCTGCTGGATCCTTCATTTCATGCCTCGGCTGTATTGCCTCAAGTTTGAGTTTTTTGACATTATGCATGTCCTTACACTTGTTCTGTAAATAATGATTCATTTTAAGactgtttaaaaagaaatatattaaCTGTGTTGCTGTTTCCAGTAAATGTAGTCTTTGACTTAAACTGTAATTTGGGTTAAAATTTTTTAATGAGCATTATCTTCTTTCTCTTGTCATCAATGCTTGCATGCTTGTGTGCAGAAGTGAAGCTACTCAGTTGTCAGCagataagtgttttttttattcaatgcaGCTGATtattactgtaaaataaatacaaatgtatttgtatgcCATGAATTAGTAAGCAGAATTCTTCTATACTCAAATTCCTTTCAACTTTTTTAGAAAGTACACAAACATGGAAATAGGTCAGAAGGGGTGGGCAGAAACGACGCATAAATGGCAGTAGTTTAAAATGAGATGCCAGGGGGTGTGTGCAGTCACATGCAATGTTATTGGCCTTTCTCACCAGTCtgtctttgtaaatgtgttcagTGCTCAGTAGTGTTATCCCAAGTAACTTGCTGGCAGTTGTAACAGTTTTTCTGATTGTCTTTTTCTGTGACAATCAGTGTGTGTTTACCCTTTGcattaaaaagacaaatgacTGGTCTTCCTTTGTACTATCACATCCAGACCACAGTGGGGCAGCAGACACATACCATGTGAGTGTTGGCCACCTCTTTCTGCTAAAGTGCCTCTTTGTTGATGCCCACACCAACGTGACCTGGAGCAGAGAGTGGAGCCATAACCTGAGCCTGCCCACCGGAGTGGAAGTCAGGGATGGGTTACTGTGGTTTCTACCTGTGCAGATGTCTCATAGTGGATCCTACACCTGTGAGAAAAGGTATAGAAACTCCTGTATGACTTAGTAGGTTTGACTGCATCTGATCCTGACTACATAGAGAGCTCAAGGCTGCTTTGTGGCAGTACTGAAGTACACAtgagtgtttctaatattttgtccacTTCATTTACATCAATAAATAGGATTGAAAGAATAATTATATAATGGAAAATCAATCTACAACAATCTACATTTCTTAAATCAGACCTAAGGTCATATATTACTGGAGCTCAGGTTGGCCTGTCTTGCAACTGTCTCACAGTTTGTCTCCTCTTTAGGGGCAAGACTGGATTATCGAGGGTGACGTTTGAGGTGTCAGTGTCCAGTGAAGAGTGTCCCAATCCATCTGAAACCACATTCCTCACCCAGGAAGTCAGTGGAAGTCTTCCGTGCAAACAGGCAGAGATCttcacactgaaaaaaacaaggaaGATACGATGGATGAAGGTGAACACAGCTCCATGATATCCATGTACTGTTTCACTGCATTTATGTGCCCTACTCTATTTCTTCTTGCTTTATTTAGCTCCCACTTCAGTAGGCTACAAAGGAACAATCTGTGAAAGCATAGGAATGGAAAGAGCAGAAATCACATAAGCCAATTTATATCATTCATTTTGAGGGATTTTGATGTAATCCTTATTTCTGGTTGAAAATAGATTTTAGTTTTGGGATTCCTGCATCACTTCCTGTACATTCTGGCTTgataaatgcaacatttaatttcaatccaatgtttttatttaatttaacttctttgacttttaatcAGTTGCCTTGTGTAAGGCGCTAAACTTGTAACTTGGTTATTAGTAGGCCTACTCTACAAAAAAAATTGTCCTTATCATCAcactataaaaaatatttttttgtgtgtgtaggacTGCCACCCAGTGGAGCGGCCAGGGGAGCCCATCTCTGTGGATGAGAGTGGCCAAATGAGACTGCCTGCAGCCTCAGAGAGGGATGCTGGGAAATACACCTGCTTTGTAGACATTAGATTGAATGGCAGGAATTACACCGCTGCACGCAGCATCCAGCTGGCTATTAACAATGGTATGTACTATAGGTCACTTGAGCCTGAAGTGTCATCAGATTAAATCCctgattttgatttatttttgtattcagaTTTTTATATTCTCCTAATTTGACATCAttatgctttttaaatcaagagACCTATTGATTATCAAGAGTTATTATGGAAATTGTTTACATTATCTGTAATGCCATTTATCTAAAAGACATGCACAGGATTGTAAAAGTTACTTTAGGATTATCTTCAAGACGTTGCAGGAGGCCAGAGCAGCAGGAAGTTGTGGGTCTTGAAAGTGAATGAGTAACACTCACTCCCACTTTGTTTTCTCTGATTTACCTGTGGGACATTCCCACAGCTAAAGTAAAATCCCCAAAGAAGTCatatttttagttgtttttcccATTTGCTCGGTTTCAATAGATTGTATCATGTTGTAATGTGTTGTATTGTTTTCCGTTACACCGATTATGATTGTGCTTGCAGACACAGTTTTTGTAGAGCCCGAGGTGGTGTTCCCTCAACAGGAAGTGGTCATGGTTGAAGAGGGTAAGTAACACTCTCACAAATAATAACCACTGTCATAGTAACACTATATtaacatatattatattaatataacaCACACTGTATTTCTATCAGGTTTGAGTTGTGTCACTTACTGCAAATCTCACTCTCACCTATTACTGCAGGTTTACTCTTGTTCTCTAGTAGGCATTTAGAAAGTAAAATGAATTGGCTGGTACTTTTGTTTGACCGTATATGAAAAGTGTACTGGACATGCTACAATATTTTCCAACATCAAGAGAAAGTTCCTCACTGACATACTAGAACTCTATGCTTGACAAGAGTCATGGGACCCTTTGTTTTTAATCTAAGTAGATTTGTAAAACCAACCGATAACACTAATCTCCTCAATGCTCCTTCTAAAGCAACATTTTTAGCAGGGCTCAAACAGAAAAGCGTGTGGCTGAGGAAAATCAAGTGATAAGTGAAATACTGCATGCTTTCACCTCTTCAGGCCTCCTAAATTCCTAATAATAAATATAGTTTATATATAGAATATAGTTACCATAACACTAACCCAAACCCTGTCTTTTAACCTAACTCTAACCTTAGCTTtttatagctagctagctagctgctaacttaaGAGTTGACGCTTGTGCAGTGTGCAGGTTTGGTTCGGTAACTAGGGTCGTAGAAATGCAGTTGTAGAAATGCCGTCCTAGGACTGTGGTCCTGAAACTGCAGCTTCCTCTATTGCAGGAACATAGTATAGGGAATTCTGGGCATTGTAGTGCTTAAATGTTGCCTATTTGAAGTTGGCAAATGTATGATAGATTTGACATAACGTGTCCAGTTTTGCATAAAATCATGTCTGATCATAAAAAAACCTTTGAAATGGGAGTTTGCCATCTATGGACTGGGCTTGATGTAGACGTCAACCTTTCAGGAGATATGAAAGCTCTAGACTTTTACCAAATGTGTTTtcagaaatatttagtttttgaaaagtttttttttttttttttttaagagtttttCACCTCCCAGTGATCAAAACACCAGGATGTGTAGAGTGACAtattctttgttctttcactGATGATCAGGTACGAGAGTGGAGCTGCAGTGTTTAGCCTACATAGGCGTCAGTGAGAACAAGGAGACTGAAATGTATTGGTATGTTGGCAATAATGAAGTTGACGACTACGAGGGACTGAAAGTGTCCTGGAAATAGTGAGTTTCTGCTTATGGGCATGTTGTTTGAGCCTGAACATGGACATGGAGGAGGGCTGTAAAGCACAACAAGatgaactagaaaatgcatttcctgcagcagAAAATTatggaatgctgaatagctgatttgctaaagctaaactggatgaatagcttaaatcagtaagaagaagttgaagtagtgagaatagtatgaatggtttcaattaacatgaatttcattaaaaagttgaataacaccactaatatataaaataattcattttctaactgaaattatgattaagtctggaagacttacaaatgctaTGAGAACCAGAGATGAAAATGcggaaatatgaaataaattgtttgaaaaatctcaaatggattgcactgcactgctgaaaaacctggaagttgaaatgtaaaattgtcaGTTGGAAGATGAACGGCATTACCTTATTAAGCtaagagctgaaatacatttctagaaaagctggaagctaaactgtaatactgtcaaaagtggaagttcaaataaattgactaaaaaggctaaaagtataaatactttgtattattatcagacatatccattgcatagaacaaaaaagcatgaccctaaagagctgagaggtgaatatattgcctgaaaagaagcgggatatatacatggatgaaatcacaaatcacaaatgacactagagggagggagggagggagggagagagagagagacagacagaagagggagggagagagagagagagagagagagagagacagaaggagggagggagggagggagacagaaggagggagggatagacagacaagagggagggagacagaaacagagacagagaaggaggtagagagacagagacagacagaaacagacagacagacagacagagagagactgagacagggagaaacaaacagacagacagagagaaacaaacagacagacagagagacagagacagggagaaacaaacagacagacagagagacagagacagacagagacagggagaaacagaaacagacagagacagacagaccgagacagacagacagagacagagagaaacaaacagacagacagagagacagagagagacagagacagggaaaaacagaaacagacagagacagacagaccgagacagagagacagagacagagagacagagacagacagacagacagaagtggaacgcaaaagatatagactaatgttcatattactgcctagtctgtgaaagtgttgtcatggtaacgtATGACCAGTGAAAACACCCTTTGATCActgtgatgagatctctttCATCTGAATCAGTTAACGACCGTGTCACttgctgaaactgtcacctgTGCCACACTGTAGCTATTCAAAGACACtgagagcaagctctcaaataaaggctcagactgctaaaacgataagggGTATCAGTCAAATGATGTAATTGTGACCACCACAAGGCCTTTGTGAACGTATGCATATAAAATTtatgttgataaacttaaaaatgtgggcatatcagcgattttaaaaaagtggttcgctctgcgtttcactcagaaatgtggagaatgttaaacagggcagcgaatggaggaagatgtggaactcttgtcatttggaaaCTCACTGAGCCAAAAGTATAAGTCATATCACATAACTGAGCAAATTGGCTGAACTAGACAAAAAATACCTATGTATAAATTGCGTATGACAAGTAAAAattgtgagtgtgagagcaatttatagagaagggacaaagataatttttttaaggctctgtgctctggcgatgacatcatccactctaGCTCATGCAATACACACtctgtttaataaataaaatttccTGAAACGAACACTAAACTTTAAtagctttttcacaaaaactgtaaaagatatcaaaacactGAGCACACCCCGAATACCTGAATATTTCTTGCTTGTTTTCCTGATTtattaactgactgactgattgataCGCTATCCTCCTGTCCCTTTAGTATTCACAAACGAGGCAGGGTGTATGGTCAGTCCACTCTGTCCATCTCTAAAGTTCTTCGTCAGTTCCTGAATATCCCCATTTCTTGCTACGTATTGAACTCAGTTGGACACAAAGTCGGTGTGGTGTGGCTTCAAGAAGGTATTttcttcacttttctttttattctctaAACATGACAGTGTTGTGCAGGAAATATCAAAGACAATATCAACCCAAAggacaacaaaaataataaaaacggTTTTGAACTAATGCCATAAAGACATTTCGGCTCTCATTTCAGCAAACAATGCAGGTTGTAACATTTCACGCATTTACACATTGCAAACAGAATGTAAGGATTTATCACTATAAGCACTCAATTCAAAGGACAAAATGTTTCTGCTGTGACATATCTGTCCTCCTGGCTACtgtacaccatacagcccaaaGTATGTGGAAACACATACATATCCAATATATCCAAATATCTTTGTGTACTTTTGAGTCTGGGTCTGTTTTCCATAGTTTGGGCTAGGCCACGCAGTtccaaatgaggaaaaatcgtAAAGCTATATACAGCCTTGGTGGCAACAATTTTGGAAAGGCAGTCTCTTATTTGCACCTTTGCACAGATCCATAAAGAAATTGTTTTCCTAGGCCCTGACCACAAACCATCCAATACCTTTGTATTAACTGAAACGCTAGACCTTATCAGCCACATCAGTGTTCAGGACCTCACTCATGCTCTCGTGGCTGAATGAGAGCAAATCTCTGCAGCCAGGTTTCAAAATCTGGTGGAGGATCTGAAACCAGAAGAGTAGATGCTGTAAAAGCAGctgatcagtggtggaagaagtattcagatccagGAAAATGgattaaaatgaaaaagtagTTGTCGGGTTTGCACACTTGgaagagcaggcacacatatgtatataaaggtttactcctcgacgcagcggccacgggttcaactctgacctgccgccctttgctgcatgtcatgccccctctctctcccctttcatgtcttcatctgtcctgtggaaataaaggcctaaaaatgtcccaaaaaaattatctttaaaatgaaaaagtacTCAACGCAGAaaaattctcacattttagaaCCTGGAAAcggttctgtcaatcaactaagagtttaatcggctaatcgtttcagctggacttgtaggcctatatattgttgggcaGTTTAATTGATAAAAAGAACGTATTTtagaaactacatgtgttttatgtgcaaatattttaatttgtaaagtaactaaagctgtcagattaatgtagtggagtaaaaagtacaataattcTCTccgaaatgtagtggagtagaagtagaaagtggcatgaaaagaaaagactcaagtaaatacctaaaatttgtacttaagtacggtACCTGAGTaagtgtacttagttacatttcaccactgcagCTGATTAATGCATGTTATCTTAGGTTATGTTATGTGATGTTGGGTGTATTTTTGTTCGGGTGTCATACCTTTTGACATACAGTGTATTAGGACTTCACCATAAAAGCACTAAAACTGCTCTGTAACCACTATTATATTTTGTCTAATAGATGCATTATACTATTTTTTATGTACATTGTTTTATTCCCCCCCTCTCCTATTCCTACATACAGTACCTCAGGTCTTTAGAGAGCCAGAATTTTTGTAACACAGATTTAgttacaaataaataatatatcaaataaattaataatacaaTTACAATTGCCTTTCTGTTTGAAATGTGATATGTACAAATAAACTGCTAGTCTCCTAGAAAGGTTTCCACAAGATGGAACAATCCTGAAAGTCTTCCCAGAGCCCTGGTTTATTCTAGTTTTGTTTATATGTGGTCTCAAACCGAACGTTTAAATTTCCctgcctcctcttctctccagcTGACCACAGTGCCCTCTACACCAGCGTGGCTCTCTGCCTCACTGCCTCCCTGGCTGTTCTGGCCCTGGCTGCTGCCTTCCTCTTCTTTAAAATCGATTTGGTTTTGGCTTACAGGAAACTGTTGAGACATTTTTCCAAACAACAAGGTGAGTGTTTCATTTGTAGGTGTTGCTTTTCTGTGGACTTATCTGACTGGACACCTGACAGGAACTCTCTTGTTTGCCTCATTGTGcaacaattaaacaaaaaaccTCATCTAGTTCTTAAGGTCAGAGCACATTCCATAGCAAATAAAACCAACAGTAATTGAATGAAATTAAAGACAAATTAAAAGATTTGTTGTAAATCTTTAAGAGAAAAAGATGCAATgatggtagtctatatccacgaccacGTTCcgcttccgggattgctccgttgctgcctgaaattccgccagatgtcagtcttttttggccggatgtccgttaccttcctttttctttgcatttgaattttaaactctggtggatttatgagagctatggttacctgctcctcagatctctgcagggtaaatccagacagctagctagactatctgtccaatctgaattttctgtctttctgttttctgtcttttgaacgtacacgttccacctaaacaagttccttcccgaggctattttgcagcaggaccatggctctgtccagtgcttagcgccgcccatgacgattgtgattggtttaaagaaatgccgataaaccagagcacatttttctcccatcccggaatgctttgtggactagccagaccctcctccgcagtgctgtggaggaaggtctggcaaagcaagacttaCAATGATGGTAATCCTCAGTTCGTCAGAAGCTTTACAGAAACAATGCTGTCTTCTCTACAGCTCCAGATGGGAAGCTCTACGACGCCTATGTGAGCTACCTCCGTTCCGACACCTGGTGTTCATCTGAAACGGCGAGCTTAGCCCTGCAGGTCCTTCCTGA
It contains:
- the il1rl2 gene encoding interleukin-1 receptor type 1 isoform X1, which translates into the protein MTAAGSVFLLAALLSPPFTVAHNHSGAADTYHVSVGHLFLLKCLFVDAHTNVTWSREWSHNLSLPTGVEVRDGLLWFLPVQMSHSGSYTCEKRGKTGLSRVTFEVSVSSEECPNPSETTFLTQEVSGSLPCKQAEIFTLKKTRKIRWMKDCHPVERPGEPISVDESGQMRLPAASERDAGKYTCFVDIRLNGRNYTAARSIQLAINNDTVFVEPEVVFPQQEVVMVEEGTRVELQCLAYIGVSENKETEMYWYVGNNEVDDYEGLKVSWKYIHKRGRVYGQSTLSISKVLRQFLNIPISCYVLNSVGHKVGVVWLQEADHSALYTSVALCLTASLAVLALAAAFLFFKIDLVLAYRKLLRHFSKQQAPDGKLYDAYVSYLRSDTWCSSETASLALQVLPEVLEKQHGYSLYIRGRDDCPGEAVHDAIAVTVRQCRRLIIILSSEIKSSSDGKTDEDSLHANKNQLCYEQKVGLYDTLTQNDPRVILVEIDGPVDYSCMPESLCYIKRKQGALKWKKPSLGTNKHTKLRSNRNFWKNLRYHMPSAPAGRLQTIV
- the il1rl2 gene encoding interleukin-1 receptor type 1 isoform X2, with the translated sequence MTAAGSVFLLAALLSPPFTVAHNHSGAADTYHVSVGHLFLLKCLFVDAHTNVTWSREWSHNLSLPTGVEVRDGLLWFLPVQMSHSGSYTCEKRGKTGLSRVTFEVSVSSEECPNPSETTFLTQEVSGSLPCKQAEIFTLKKTRKIRWMKDCHPVERPGEPISVDESGQMRLPAASERDAGKYTCFVDIRLNGRNYTAARSIQLAINNDTVFVEPEVVFPQQEVVMVEEADHSALYTSVALCLTASLAVLALAAAFLFFKIDLVLAYRKLLRHFSKQQAPDGKLYDAYVSYLRSDTWCSSETASLALQVLPEVLEKQHGYSLYIRGRDDCPGEAVHDAIAVTVRQCRRLIIILSSEIKSSSDGKTDEDSLHANKNQLCYEQKVGLYDTLTQNDPRVILVEIDGPVDYSCMPESLCYIKRKQGALKWKKPSLGTNKHTKLRSNRNFWKNLRYHMPSAPAGRLQTIV